The Pyxidicoccus sp. MSG2 DNA segment CACCGACGCCCTCTTCGCCATGGGCCGCCTGTACCGCGAGGGCCGGCACCACGCCTTCGCCGCCGGACTCATCGCGAAGGGGCTCATCCAGGAACTGGCCCTGCATGCGGGCCTGCCCGCGCACTCTCCCGCCGCCTCGGTGGCGCAGGGGCTGCGCGACCGGGGCCGCGAGGATTTGGCCCGGGGCCTCCAGGCCGTGGCCGCCGAGGCGGACACGGTGGGCAGCGACTCAGACCTCCAGCAGCTCGCGGCCAATGCGGCCGTGCTGCGACAACGACTCCACACCGCCGGCGCGGGCCGGCGCAGCACTCCCGGAACGACATGAACGTCACCGATACCGCCCCCACCTTCGCCTCCAACGGCGCCGCCGTGCAGGCCGCCCACGCCATCCGCGAGGGCGTGCTGCACGAGGTGCGCAAGGCCGTGGTCGGCCAGGACGAGGCCCTCGAGCTGATGCTGTGCGGCCTCATCGCCGGCGGCCACGTGCTGCTGGAGGGCGTGCCCGGCGTGGCGAAGACGCTGATGGCCAAGGCGCTGTCGCGCAGCATCGGCGCGGACTTCAAGCGCATCCAGTTCACCCCGGACCTGATGCCCGCGGACATCCTGGGCACCAGCGTCTTCGACTTGAAGACCCAGTCCTTCGTGCTGGTGAAGGGCCCCATCTTCACGGACCTGCTGCTGGCGGATGAAATCAACCGCGCCCCCGCCAAGACGCAGTCCGCGCTGCTGGAGGCCATGCAGGAGCGCGGCGTGTCGCTGGAGGGCCGCAACCTGGTGCTCTCGCCCCTCTTCACGGTGTTCGCCACGCAGAACCCGGTGGAGTCCGAGGGCACGTACCCGCTGCCCGAGGCGCAGCTGGACCGCTTCCTGCTGAAGATTGAAGTGGGTTATCCGGCGCCGGAGGAGGAGGACGCGATTCTCGCCGCGGTGCACCGCGGCTTCGACTCGGGCGACCTGGCGCGCGCGGGTGTCAACGCGGCGGTGGGGAAGGACGGCCTGCTGGCGGCGCGGGCGGCGCTCAACGAGGTGACGGTGGAGCCGCCGGTGCTCGCGTACGTCCGCAAGCTGGTGGCGGCCACGCGTTCGTCCAGCCGCATCCGCCTGGGGGCGGGCCCGCGCGCGGGCGTGCACCTGTTGCTGGCGGCCAAGGCGCTGGCGGCCCTGCGAGGGCGCGGCTTCGTCACGCCGGACGACGTGCGCTTCCTCGCCGGCCCCGTGCTGAAGCACCGCCTGCTGCTGTCGCCGGACGCGGAGCTGGACGGGGCCACGCCCTCGGACGTGCTGCGCGAGGTGGTGCAGGGGGTGGAGGTCCCGCGTTGATTCCCACCCCGCGCCTCTGGGGGCTGCTGGCGCTGCTGGCGCTGCCGATGATGGCCGCGGGGTTCTTCCCCGGCCTCGGCGGCGCCGTGTTGGTGCTGGACGCGCTGGCGCTGGCGCTGGCCGGAGTGGACCTGCTCGCCGCGCGGCGGGTGCGGCTGGAAGTGCGCCGCGTGCTGCCGCAGCGGCTCAACGTCGGCGTGCCCAACAAGGTGGAGTTGCGGCTGGTGCACCGGGGCTCCGGCACGGTGGACGCGTGGGTGAAGGATGACGTGCCGGAGTCCTTCACCGCCACGCCCGAGGAGGCACCGCTCTCGCTGCCGCCGGACAGCGAGGCGCGCTGGGTGTACCGGGTGACGCCCGCGAAGCGCGGCCGCTTCGAGTTCGGCGACGTGCACGTGCGGGTGCGCGGGCCGCTGGGGCTCGTCTTCCACGAGCGCGCGTTTCCCTCCGCGACTTCCATCTCCGTGTATCCGGACCTGCGCGGAGCCAGCCGGCTGCTGCTGTCCGGCGCGGCGCTGGACCTGGTGAATCTGGGCCTGCGGAAGCTCCGTCGGGACGGGCGTGGCAGCGAGTTCGCCCGGCTGCGCGACTATGCGCAGGGCGACAGCGTGCGGGACGTGGACTGGAAGGCCACTGCGCGACGGGGCCGGCCGGTGACGCGCGTGCTGGAGTCGGAGCGCTCGCAGTCCATCCTCATCTGCGTGGACGCGGGCCGCTCCATGGCGGCGCACGTGGATGGCCTCACCAAGCTGGACCACGCCGTCAATGCGGCCCTCTTCCTGGCCTTCGTGGCGGTGCGCAATGGAGACCGGGTGGGGCTTGCCGTCTTCGCGGACGGGGTGAAGGCCTACCTGCCGCCGGCGGCTGGCCGCGGGCAGTACCGGAAGATGGTGGACGCGCTCTACTCCACGACGCCGAGCCTCACGTACGTGGACTACCTGGCCCTCTTCAAGGAGCTGAATGTCCGCCTCACGCGCCGCAGCCTGCTGTGCGTCTTCACGGACTTCCTCGACGAAGAGCAGGCCTCCACCATGGTGGCTCCGCTGCACCGGCTGGCGCGGCGGCACGTGCCTCTCTGCCTGTCGGTGAAGGACACCGCGTTGCAGAAGCTGCTGCGCACGCCGCCGCCGGGGCCGGAGGAGGCTTTCCAACAGGCAGTGGCCTCGGAGCTGCTCACGGACCGCGAGGTCTTGAAGGCCCGGGTGAGCCAGGGCGGCGTGCAGATGATGGACGTGCAGCCGGACGAGTTGAGCCTCGCGGCCGTCAACCGCTACCTGGACATCAAGGCGCGCGGCGTCCTTTAGCGACAACGCCATGGCCCCGCTCTTCCAGGCCGCCGACCTCACCGCCGAACACGTGACCGACGTCGACGTGGACGTGTTCCAGCCGCTGCTGGAGCGCTGCGAGGACTTCTACCAGCGCTGCTACGGAAGGCCCGCGCGGCCCGATGAAGCGAAGCAGATGCCGGAGGAGCGCCCGCCGGGACTGGGCCCGGAGCGCGGGCACTTCGTGGCACTGCGGGACGCGGGCGGCGCGCTGATGGGCATCCTCGAGTCCGTGAGCGACTTTCCCTCTCCGGGGGAATGGTACCTGGGGCTGATGCTGCTGGCGCCGGAGGTGCGCGGGCACAGGCGCGGCGAGGCCGTCATCCGCGCGTACGAGGACTGGCTGCGAGGCCAGGGAGTCCGACTGCTGCGGCTCGGTGTGGCCGAGCCCAACCCCGCGGCCCTGCGCTTCTGGACGCGCGTGGGCTTCCGCGAGGAGAAGTGGGTGGGTCCGCTGGAGCAGGGCCTGCTCACCTACCGGGTGCTCAGGATGTCGAAGACTCTGCTGGAGTCAGCGGAAGCCACCCCGTGAAGCGCGTGTCCGGCACGTTGCCGCGCACCCGGTGCAGCCCGCGCTTGAAGAAGGCGTAGATGCGGAAGAAGTACTCCAGCCCGGTGCGCTCGAAGGAGCTCAAGGGGCGGGCGCTGCACACCACCTTCGGGTCTCCCTTCCCCTCGTCGATGAAGCCGAGCACCGCCACCACGGGCACGCGCACCCGCTGCCCGCGAGGAAGGCGGGCGCCCATCACCACCGCGTCGAGCGGGTCCCCGTCGTCGGACATCAGGCCGGGGATGCTGCCGTAGTTGTACGGACACGGCAGCGGCGCCACGAAGTCCACCGTCCCGTCCGCGCGCCGCTTCACGAAGGAGAAGCGCGGGCACTCGATGAGGACCTCCGGCTCGGGCGGCAACGGAGGCAGGGCGAGGCGGTCAGTCACGCGGGCGGTGTATCACGGCGTCGCGGCGGGCTCGCGGGTGCCATCCTCCGCGCCCGCCTTCCCGCCACGCAGCCAGTCCGACAGGAGGTACGCATACACGCCCGCGCCCACGGTGAGCGCGAAGGACACCTTGAACGCCACCGACAGCTTCGGCGGGTGGATTTGGGAAATCGTCCCCTCGATGAAGCCCGCGAGCACGAACAGCGCGAGCGTGCCGAACAGCAACTTCACCGCCGTCACCGCCTCCTGACGCAGGGCCTGTCCTCTTCGCAGGCCGCGCGGCGCCACCAGCCCGCGCGCAATCACCAATCCCGCCGCGCCCGCGATGCAGATGGCCGTTATCTCCGGGATGCCATGCGGAAGAATCCACGCCCAGAACCAGCCCGCCATGCCCTTCGCCGCGTACACCTGCGCCAGCGCGCCCAGGAACAGGCCGTTGGTGAAGAGCATCACCGCCGTGCCCAGCCCCATGGTGATTCCCAGCGCGAAGGCCAGGAAGGCCACCTGGATGTTGTGCGTGAAGAGGAAGGTGGTGAACTGGGCCTGCTGCCCCGCCGTCATCCCCTCCCCCGCCGCCTCGTCCGCGGCGCGCTTCACCGGGTCCAGGTTCAGGTGTTCGGCGGGCACCAGGTAGTGCGCGGCATCCGGGTCCACCAGCATCCCCAGGTAGCCGAAACCCGTGCCCGCCAGGAGCAGCAGCACGGAGGCGACGTACATGCGCCACTCCCGACGCATCAGCGCGGGGAAGCCCCGGGCCACGAAGCCCCACACGTCCGCGAAGCGCGGGCGGCGCCCCGGGTACGTGAGCGCGTACGCCCGCCCCACCAGGTCGTTGAGATAGGCGCTCACGTCCGCCGAGCCGCTGCGCGCGCGCACCCAGAGCAAGTCACTGGAGACGGCCCGGTACAGCTTGCCCAGGGAGCGGGCCTCATCCAGGCTCAGCCCGCGAAGGCCGTGGGACTCGGACCTGTCCAGCAGCGCCTCGAGCTTCTCCCAGCGCGGCCGGCGCGATTCGATGAACTCCGCCATCTCCATGGCTGGACACTCTAGCCCAGGCGCCGGGGGCCCTCCCTGCCCTCGCGGCGCGGGTTGTGGGAAAACTCGGGTCATGACGTGTCGGATGTCGGTCTCTGTCCTGGGCCTGGTGCTGACCCTGCTCTCGGGATGCACCACCTTGCGTGCCGTGTGCCCCGCCGAGGGCGGGCGCCCCTGGGTCGAGGTGCGCAGCCCCCACTTCAGCGTCCGCACCCACCTGGACGCGGAGACCGCGCAGGAGGCCACACGGGAGCTGGAACTGCTCCGGCAGGGCCTGCTCCAGGCCTGGGCCGGCACCTTCGACCCGCCGGGCACGGTGGAGGTCATCGTCCTCGCCAACCACACCACGCTGGAGGAGTTCACCAACGTCCGCATCGAGGGCTTCTCCGCCACCACCTCGGACGGCCCGGTGCTGGTGCTGGCCGGCAACGCGTACGCCCTCAGCGAGGCCCCCGCCGACGTGGGCACCCAGGCCCACGAGCTGACGCACTACCTCTCCGAGTTCGCCCTGGTGCGCCAGCCGCGCTGGCTGTCCGAGGGGCTCGCCGCCTACCTGGAGTCCATCATCCTGCGGCCCGACAGGCACGAGGTCATCCTCGGCGGCCTGCACTCGGGCTTCCTCGCCCACGTGCAGCGCAGCGGCTGGCGCACGCTGGACGAGCTGTGGGAGTGGGACGGCAAGGGCCTGCTCGGCACCGCCGAGTCGCGCAACTACTACGCGTCCTCCTGGCTGTGGGTGCACTTCTTCATCAGCCGGCACCCCGAGCGCTTCGACGAGTTCCAGACGCGCCTCATGAGCGGCGAGGAGCCCCGCCAGGCCTGGGAGGAATCCTTCCGTGGCGCGAAGGACCTCGCCGGGGAGCTGCACGCCTATGTCCACGGCGGCCGCCACGTCACCTACCCCACCATCACCGCCCCGCTGCCGCCGGTGAAGAGCCCCCTCCAGATGCGAGCGCTGGAGCCCGCGGAGGTGCACGCCATCCGCGCCCAGCTCTTCCTCATGACGCCCGGGGCCGCGCCTCCGGAGGAGCGCCTCCACCACGCGGAGCAGGAGATGGCGCAGGCCCTGAAGGAGGACCCGGGCAACGTCGCCGCCATCCTGCTCCGCATCCGCTCCACGGTGGACCCGTCCCGCCGGCTGGGGCTCGCGCAGCAACTGGTGGAGCGGCACCCGGACAGCGGGCAGGCCTGGGACGCGCTGGCTCAGGCGCTGGACGCCGCGGGCAACACCTCCGAGGAGCAGGAGGCCGCTCGGCTGCGCGCCGTGGAGCTGCTGCCCGACAGCGTGAGCGCGCAGAACGGGCTGGCCGGCTTCTACGCGCGCACGTCGCAGCCGGAGAAGGGCCTGACGGCGGCCCGGCGCGCCGTGGCGCTGGCGCCCGGCAACCCGGCGGTGCTCGACACCTGGTCGACGATTCTCTTCCAGCTCGGCCGCTGCCCGGAGGCGCTGTCCGCGCAGCAACTCGCGGCGGACACGCTCCACGAGAGCACCCCGGAGCGGCTGCGGCGCACGGTGCATGACACCCTCGCCCGCTACGAGGCCGTGTGCGGCGCGGCGGCCGGCGTCCCGACCGCCGCTCCGGGCGACCCGACGGCGGCGCCCGGCATCCCGACGGCCCCCGGTCCCTCCGGGCTCTGAAACGGCGAAGCGCCGGGGGACTCCAGGGAGTCCCTCCGGCGCCTCGGTGAAGCGAAGGAAGCGGGTGGCCTACTTGACCAGCTTCTCCAGCGGCTTCTTCTCGCTGGACTCCTTGCCCTTCGTCCAGTCCACCACGGGCGTCTGCCAGGCCATGCCCGTCTCGGTGGGCTCGGGGGCCAGCTTCTCGAACTCGAAGCCGTCACCGCCGAAGTAGAGGTACTCGATGGTGGCCACCGAGTACTCCTTCTTCGGATCCAGTGCCTTGCCCTTGGCGTCCTTGAACTTGCCCTTCCCGGCGGGGGTGAAGCCGGCGATGAGCGCGTTGGGGTTGGCGAGCTGCTTCGCCAGGTCCTCGCCCTTGAGCTTCACCACCAGCAGGGTGTTCTCGAAGGGCATCACCGTGTAGATGCTGCCGCGCGTAATCGCGCCGGCCGGCAGGTCGCCGCGGATGCCGCCCTTGTTGAGGATGGCGCCGTCCGTGGTGAGCACCTCGCGCACCGCGCCCGCCACCCACTTCGCCATCTGCGGCGAGTTCTGGGGGATGCCCGCCTTGGTGAAGCCGATCTGCTGGCCCAGCACCTCGTCGAGCTGCGCCTTCCACTTGGTGATGAGCTGCGCCGTCTCGATGTCCGGGGTGCCGCCCGCCACGTCGACGAGCTTCGTGTCCACATCCGTCACCTTCTCGCCCGCCGGCTTCGACGGGTCGAACTTCAGGTGCGCGCGCAGGTACTTGTTGAAGCCGCGGTCCAGCGACACGAAGGTGGTACCACCCTCCTTGGTGTCCACCGGCTGCGGGCAGCGGCCACCGGCCACCAGCGCCAGCTTCCAGTCGGCGTGCTTGGCGACGACGGGCTGCAGCTCGCTGACGCAGGTGTCGGCGACCACCACCACCACGTCCGCGCCGGCCTTGCGGGCCTCGGGGACGGCGCTGTTGAGCGCGTCCTCGTAGCCCGTGACTTCGAGGCCCTCCGCGCGGCCGGCCATGGCCGTGCGCACCGTCTTCTCCGAGGCCAGGCCCACCACGCCAATCTTGAGGCCGCGGCGCTCGAACACCTGGAACGCGGGCAGGGACAAGTCACCGGCGAGCGCGGG contains these protein-coding regions:
- a CDS encoding AAA family ATPase; the encoded protein is MNVTDTAPTFASNGAAVQAAHAIREGVLHEVRKAVVGQDEALELMLCGLIAGGHVLLEGVPGVAKTLMAKALSRSIGADFKRIQFTPDLMPADILGTSVFDLKTQSFVLVKGPIFTDLLLADEINRAPAKTQSALLEAMQERGVSLEGRNLVLSPLFTVFATQNPVESEGTYPLPEAQLDRFLLKIEVGYPAPEEEDAILAAVHRGFDSGDLARAGVNAAVGKDGLLAARAALNEVTVEPPVLAYVRKLVAATRSSSRIRLGAGPRAGVHLLLAAKALAALRGRGFVTPDDVRFLAGPVLKHRLLLSPDAELDGATPSDVLREVVQGVEVPR
- a CDS encoding DUF58 domain-containing protein, whose protein sequence is MIPTPRLWGLLALLALPMMAAGFFPGLGGAVLVLDALALALAGVDLLAARRVRLEVRRVLPQRLNVGVPNKVELRLVHRGSGTVDAWVKDDVPESFTATPEEAPLSLPPDSEARWVYRVTPAKRGRFEFGDVHVRVRGPLGLVFHERAFPSATSISVYPDLRGASRLLLSGAALDLVNLGLRKLRRDGRGSEFARLRDYAQGDSVRDVDWKATARRGRPVTRVLESERSQSILICVDAGRSMAAHVDGLTKLDHAVNAALFLAFVAVRNGDRVGLAVFADGVKAYLPPAAGRGQYRKMVDALYSTTPSLTYVDYLALFKELNVRLTRRSLLCVFTDFLDEEQASTMVAPLHRLARRHVPLCLSVKDTALQKLLRTPPPGPEEAFQQAVASELLTDREVLKARVSQGGVQMMDVQPDELSLAAVNRYLDIKARGVL
- a CDS encoding GNAT family N-acetyltransferase, with the protein product MAPLFQAADLTAEHVTDVDVDVFQPLLERCEDFYQRCYGRPARPDEAKQMPEERPPGLGPERGHFVALRDAGGALMGILESVSDFPSPGEWYLGLMLLAPEVRGHRRGEAVIRAYEDWLRGQGVRLLRLGVAEPNPAALRFWTRVGFREEKWVGPLEQGLLTYRVLRMSKTLLESAEATP
- a CDS encoding inorganic diphosphatase, with the protein product MTDRLALPPLPPEPEVLIECPRFSFVKRRADGTVDFVAPLPCPYNYGSIPGLMSDDGDPLDAVVMGARLPRGQRVRVPVVAVLGFIDEGKGDPKVVCSARPLSSFERTGLEYFFRIYAFFKRGLHRVRGNVPDTRFTGWLPLTPAESSTS
- a CDS encoding stage II sporulation protein M, whose translation is MEMAEFIESRRPRWEKLEALLDRSESHGLRGLSLDEARSLGKLYRAVSSDLLWVRARSGSADVSAYLNDLVGRAYALTYPGRRPRFADVWGFVARGFPALMRREWRMYVASVLLLLAGTGFGYLGMLVDPDAAHYLVPAEHLNLDPVKRAADEAAGEGMTAGQQAQFTTFLFTHNIQVAFLAFALGITMGLGTAVMLFTNGLFLGALAQVYAAKGMAGWFWAWILPHGIPEITAICIAGAAGLVIARGLVAPRGLRRGQALRQEAVTAVKLLFGTLALFVLAGFIEGTISQIHPPKLSVAFKVSFALTVGAGVYAYLLSDWLRGGKAGAEDGTREPAATP
- a CDS encoding tetratricopeptide repeat protein; the protein is MSVSVLGLVLTLLSGCTTLRAVCPAEGGRPWVEVRSPHFSVRTHLDAETAQEATRELELLRQGLLQAWAGTFDPPGTVEVIVLANHTTLEEFTNVRIEGFSATTSDGPVLVLAGNAYALSEAPADVGTQAHELTHYLSEFALVRQPRWLSEGLAAYLESIILRPDRHEVILGGLHSGFLAHVQRSGWRTLDELWEWDGKGLLGTAESRNYYASSWLWVHFFISRHPERFDEFQTRLMSGEEPRQAWEESFRGAKDLAGELHAYVHGGRHVTYPTITAPLPPVKSPLQMRALEPAEVHAIRAQLFLMTPGAAPPEERLHHAEQEMAQALKEDPGNVAAILLRIRSTVDPSRRLGLAQQLVERHPDSGQAWDALAQALDAAGNTSEEQEAARLRAVELLPDSVSAQNGLAGFYARTSQPEKGLTAARRAVALAPGNPAVLDTWSTILFQLGRCPEALSAQQLAADTLHESTPERLRRTVHDTLARYEAVCGAAAGVPTAAPGDPTAAPGIPTAPGPSGL
- a CDS encoding bifunctional metallophosphatase/5'-nucleotidase, which gives rise to MSRVVLKAPVVRPTPPAFRPSFLRQPRLSGVLVLALGVLAGCEKSNPTPPPAPAEPPAAAKAPAAPAVPHEVTLLVTGGAFGQLQPVDGKGGAAEMLGRWVAEEKHCPGPVKEGQAPCADSGTLALATGDHWNGPAISSFFLGTPTAEVMGRMGYAASAMGNHELAFGKEAFLKNRAAGGFPFLAANLKVKDPALAGDLSLPAFQVFERRGLKIGVVGLASEKTVRTAMAGRAEGLEVTGYEDALNSAVPEARKAGADVVVVVADTCVSELQPVVAKHADWKLALVAGGRCPQPVDTKEGGTTFVSLDRGFNKYLRAHLKFDPSKPAGEKVTDVDTKLVDVAGGTPDIETAQLITKWKAQLDEVLGQQIGFTKAGIPQNSPQMAKWVAGAVREVLTTDGAILNKGGIRGDLPAGAITRGSIYTVMPFENTLLVVKLKGEDLAKQLANPNALIAGFTPAGKGKFKDAKGKALDPKKEYSVATIEYLYFGGDGFEFEKLAPEPTETGMAWQTPVVDWTKGKESSEKKPLEKLVK